A window from Candidatus Margulisiibacteriota bacterium encodes these proteins:
- the ssb gene encoding single-stranded DNA-binding protein yields the protein MYNKVFLIGRLTHDPEARSTSAGVMVSRFSLAVNRTSKRDAEADFIRIVAWRKLAETCNTYLRKGKPVAIEGRLQIGVYEKNGQQFQSAEVVADSMQMLDTKASSAAGAAYRPDQGVSPAPESRPFASSGEEPAPF from the coding sequence ATGTATAATAAAGTTTTTTTGATCGGCAGATTGACCCACGACCCGGAAGCGCGCTCAACTTCAGCGGGCGTCATGGTCTCGCGGTTTTCGCTGGCTGTGAACCGCACCTCCAAGCGCGACGCGGAAGCTGATTTTATCCGTATCGTTGCCTGGCGTAAGCTGGCCGAGACCTGCAACACCTATTTGCGCAAGGGTAAGCCGGTGGCGATCGAAGGTCGTTTGCAGATCGGCGTGTATGAGAAAAACGGCCAGCAGTTTCAGTCCGCGGAAGTGGTGGCGGATAGCATGCAAATGCTGGACACCAAAGCGTCCAGCGCGGCCGGCGCCGCTTACCGGCCGGATCAGGGTGTTTCGCCCGCGCCGGAAAGCAGGCCTTTTGCTTCGTCCGGCGAGGAACCGGCGCCGTTTTGA